One window from the genome of Nicotiana tomentosiformis chromosome 5, ASM39032v3, whole genome shotgun sequence encodes:
- the LOC138891917 gene encoding uncharacterized protein — translation MVAQGPKSPLTYQTPLPIFQPSHPKYQYLVATYHTYNNQPAYYHSPPPADQNYPKPRPNFDCIPPRQYTPIAEPIAQLYERLKAAAYVTPIPAVVLENPSQWVNLKKTHAYHSGMKGHTIKECRTLKYKIHTLIYTKVIQANKAGPNVHNNPLPNHRGKGVNVIETDEEWDQEGSIRLIREGDTPKTSMATLTPVVVQNQAPFEVEIATHFTVMVSPTPSYGLVAIPWDYVAEARRKGKAKMEETSVAQGITRTSRVYTLENLGGTSKETEPKSPVVETDTDDLWRKIQAREYSIVDHLNKTPAQISILSLLQNSDTHKNDLMKVLSEAYVPAGITSGEIANMVEQILESHKINFHKDELPPEGLSHNRELHIIVKF, via the coding sequence atggtagcccagggccctaaatctcccctcacataccaaacacctctacCCATATTTCAACCCTCAcacccaaaataccaataccttgtcgccacctaccatacctacaacaatcaacctgcatattaccattcacctccacccgccgaccaaaactacccaaagccacgtCCAAATTTCGACTGCATAcctcctagacaatacaccccaattgctgaacccatcgcccaactgtatgagagacttAAGGCCGCTGCTTACGTCACCCCTATTCCTGCTGTTGTTTTGGAAAATCCTTCCCAATGGGTCAACCTTAAAAAAACACAtgcttatcattcaggcatgaaaggtcataccatTAAGGAATGTCGTACATTGAAATACAAGATTCATACATTGATCTACAccaaggttatacaagcaaataAAGCTGGACCGAACGTCCACAACAACCCTCTCCCGAATCATAGAGGtaagggagtgaatgtgatagaaacaGATGAGGAGTGGGATCAGGAAGGGTCCATTAgactcattcgagagggagacACTCCTAAAACATCTATGGCCACCCTCACGCCAGTTGTGGTACAAAACCAGGCGCCATTTGAAGTTGAGATAGCTACACATTTCACTGTAATGGTATCTCCCACACCATCTTATGGGCTTGTTGccatcccatgggattatgttgcggaagcaagaagaaagggaaaagccaaaatggaagaaacaagtGTCGCGCAAGGTATAACTAGAACTAGTAGAGTTTACACACTtgagaatctgggaggaacaagcaaggaaACTGAACCTAAATCGCCTGTTGTTGAGACCGACACTGACGATCTTTGGAGAAAGATACAAGCAAGAGAATACTCTATTGTTGACCACCTGAACAAgacccctgctcagatatctatcttatcactgttgcaaaactCAGACACGCACAAGAATGATTTGATGAAGGTgctaagtgaagcttatgtacccgccggcatcactagtggagagatagCTAACATGGTCGAACAGATATTAGAGAGTCACAAAATCAATTTCCACAAAGATgagttaccaccagaaggactcaGTCACAACAGGGAATTGCATATCATAGTGAAATTTTAG